From the Oleiphilus messinensis genome, one window contains:
- a CDS encoding transketolase has protein sequence MSNSEALALKIRQHTLDMTHLGGSSHIGSIFSIADVVAVLYRDIMQFESSNPDWDARDRFILSKGHAGAAVYAALAESGFFDVSKLRTHYQNGSVLSGHVSHKGVPGVELSTGSLGHGLPVACGMAYAAKLDQKTHRVFSILSDGECDEGSNWEAILFASHHKLDNLTVVIDHNKLQSIDTTDETLNLNPFPDKWISFGWQVKEVDGHDHVQLREALSVRQETGNKPLCIIAHTTKGKGVSFMENSVLWHYRSAQGEEYLAAKQELEKS, from the coding sequence ATGTCAAATAGTGAAGCGCTGGCGTTAAAAATCAGACAGCATACTTTAGATATGACGCATCTGGGAGGGAGTTCCCACATCGGGTCAATCTTTTCCATTGCAGATGTTGTCGCGGTTCTCTATAGGGACATCATGCAGTTTGAGAGCAGCAATCCAGACTGGGATGCACGAGACCGGTTTATCTTGAGCAAGGGGCATGCAGGGGCTGCAGTCTATGCAGCACTGGCAGAAAGTGGTTTTTTTGACGTAAGCAAACTGCGCACTCACTATCAGAATGGCTCCGTGTTATCCGGTCATGTATCCCATAAAGGCGTGCCCGGTGTTGAACTATCTACGGGCTCTCTTGGTCACGGGCTTCCGGTTGCCTGCGGGATGGCTTATGCCGCCAAGTTGGACCAAAAGACTCACAGAGTATTCTCAATATTGAGTGATGGTGAATGCGATGAGGGATCAAACTGGGAAGCCATATTATTTGCGTCTCACCATAAGCTGGATAATCTAACCGTTGTGATAGACCACAACAAACTGCAGAGCATCGATACCACAGATGAAACGCTGAATCTCAATCCGTTTCCAGATAAGTGGATATCGTTTGGCTGGCAAGTAAAAGAAGTAGACGGCCATGACCATGTTCAGTTGAGAGAAGCCCTCTCTGTGAGGCAAGAGACGGGTAACAAACCCCTATGCATCATTGCCCACACCACCAAGGGAAAAGGTGTGTCGTTTATGGAAAACTCGGTACTTTGGCACTATCGAAGCGCGCAAGGGGAAGAGTATTTGGCTGCAAAGCAGGAACTCGAGAAGAGCTAG
- a CDS encoding transketolase family protein, protein MRDAFVEKLTELAENDPSIMFITADLGFGVFTEYAKRFPKQYLNVGVAEQNMTGVATGLALEGRTIFTYSIANFATLRCLEQIRNDAAYHNANITIVSSGGGFTYGSLGMSHHATEDIAIMRALPNIAVVAPGTAWETRYATEQLTQRPGVGYLRIEKGGNKEPHWAECQFELGKAITVKNGNDITLISTGGILTESILAAEKLSAQGISARVISMHTVKPIDRAAIIKAAKETKAIVTVEEHNILGGLGSAVAEVLTLEDVPKIKFGQIGLKDQYSSVVGDQGYLRSFYQLDHTSIVNKVLSLIGKTIPAESLRETII, encoded by the coding sequence ATGAGAGATGCGTTTGTCGAAAAATTAACCGAATTAGCTGAAAATGATCCAAGTATTATGTTTATCACCGCGGATCTCGGTTTCGGTGTTTTTACTGAGTACGCGAAGCGGTTCCCCAAGCAGTATTTGAATGTAGGGGTTGCGGAACAAAACATGACTGGCGTTGCCACTGGTTTGGCTCTCGAAGGCCGAACCATATTTACCTATTCCATTGCTAATTTTGCAACACTCAGGTGCTTGGAACAAATTAGAAATGATGCCGCCTATCACAATGCCAATATTACAATCGTTTCTTCCGGTGGGGGATTTACCTACGGCTCGTTAGGGATGTCCCATCATGCAACTGAAGATATCGCCATTATGCGGGCCCTTCCCAATATCGCCGTTGTTGCCCCCGGAACAGCCTGGGAAACTCGATACGCAACGGAACAACTCACTCAGCGTCCTGGCGTTGGCTATTTGAGAATCGAAAAAGGCGGCAACAAAGAACCCCACTGGGCAGAATGCCAATTTGAACTGGGCAAAGCCATAACCGTTAAAAATGGCAACGATATCACGTTAATATCAACCGGGGGAATACTTACTGAGAGTATATTGGCTGCAGAAAAGCTGAGCGCTCAGGGTATTAGCGCACGTGTCATTTCTATGCATACCGTCAAGCCCATCGATCGCGCTGCGATTATCAAAGCCGCGAAAGAAACGAAAGCGATTGTGACGGTAGAAGAACACAATATTCTGGGTGGTCTCGGAAGTGCCGTTGCAGAAGTGCTCACCTTGGAGGATGTGCCGAAAATCAAGTTCGGTCAGATCGGCTTGAAAGACCAATATTCCTCGGTCGTCGGTGACCAAGGCTATTTACGCAGTTTTTATCAGCTAGACCATACTTCCATCGTAAATAAAGTTTTATCTTTAATTGGAAAAACGATTCCTGCGGAGAGCTTGCGTGAAACGATTATTTGA
- a CDS encoding sugar transferase: protein MKRLFDTLIAAVALIVLAPFLTLLMILIWFQDWHSPLYIANRVGKDGKAFRMVKLRSMVINADKNGVDSTAADDVRITRLGRFIRQFKLDELTQLWNVLMGHISLVGPRPNVKADTDLYTLEEQGLLSIRPGITDFSSIVFSDEGDILAGRDNPDLVYNQIIRPWKSRLGLFYVKNSNLMVDSKLIGLTILAIFNKKKSLQYLAKLLADLGAEEKLIKICLREDELTPYPPPGANEVVALR from the coding sequence GTGAAACGATTATTTGATACCTTAATCGCTGCTGTGGCTTTAATTGTATTAGCCCCTTTTCTGACCTTACTGATGATTTTGATCTGGTTCCAGGATTGGCACTCCCCGCTCTATATCGCCAACCGTGTTGGCAAGGATGGCAAAGCATTCAGAATGGTCAAGCTCAGATCCATGGTCATAAATGCCGATAAAAATGGTGTGGATTCTACAGCGGCAGATGACGTGCGAATCACTCGCCTGGGACGTTTTATCAGACAATTCAAGCTCGATGAACTGACCCAGTTGTGGAATGTGCTTATGGGCCACATCAGTTTGGTTGGACCCCGACCCAATGTGAAAGCCGATACTGATCTTTATACGCTCGAGGAACAGGGGTTACTCTCCATTCGGCCGGGAATAACCGATTTCTCATCTATCGTATTTTCAGACGAAGGGGATATTCTGGCTGGAAGAGACAACCCTGATTTAGTTTACAACCAAATCATTAGACCCTGGAAAAGCCGCTTGGGGCTTTTTTATGTGAAAAATTCAAATCTAATGGTTGATTCGAAGCTGATTGGACTGACAATCCTTGCCATTTTCAACAAGAAAAAGTCTCTTCAATATTTAGCCAAGTTATTGGCGGATCTGGGTGCAGAGGAAAAGTTAATCAAGATTTGTCTGAGAGAGGACGAGTTAACGCCTTACCCTCCTCCCGGGGCAAACGAAGTCGTTGCGCTTCGCTGA
- a CDS encoding nucleotidyltransferase family protein, producing the protein MSYDWKKIIIHPSDSILRAIEVIDKESLRAALVTEDDQLLGMVTDGDIRRGLLRNIPLEGPVSQVMNKEPKVVYEGASRSSILDLMETFDLLLIPILRGNKLVGVETLQHLTKRKKYDNPVFLMAGGFGTRLQPLTNSCPKPLLKVGEKPILETILDSFIEAGFHNFFISIHYMPEMIRDHFGDGSRWGVTIRYIHEDQPLGTGGALGLLPADINSLPIIVMNGDVLTKVDFVHLLKYHNEHESIATMCVKEYEYQVPYGVITTENHKILSMVEKPIQKFFVNAGIYVINSEVATGVEPNQNIDMPTLLDNYIKNDHTVSVFPVHEYWLDIGKMNDFKLAQQNYK; encoded by the coding sequence ATGAGTTACGACTGGAAAAAAATAATAATTCACCCAAGCGATTCCATTTTACGCGCAATCGAAGTCATCGACAAAGAATCTCTCAGGGCAGCATTAGTCACCGAAGATGATCAACTTTTGGGAATGGTGACCGATGGCGACATACGTCGTGGCTTACTCAGAAATATTCCATTGGAAGGTCCAGTCTCACAAGTCATGAACAAGGAACCTAAAGTCGTTTACGAGGGTGCTTCCCGGTCGAGCATACTCGATTTGATGGAAACCTTTGACCTCTTGCTTATTCCCATCTTGCGTGGCAATAAACTGGTAGGCGTCGAAACGCTCCAGCACCTGACAAAGCGAAAGAAATACGACAATCCGGTGTTTTTAATGGCGGGAGGCTTCGGTACCCGACTACAACCGCTCACCAATAGCTGCCCAAAACCGCTGCTGAAAGTCGGTGAAAAGCCGATTCTGGAGACCATTTTAGACAGCTTTATAGAAGCAGGATTCCATAATTTTTTTATCTCGATTCATTATATGCCCGAAATGATTCGAGATCATTTTGGTGATGGCAGTCGATGGGGGGTCACCATACGCTATATCCACGAAGATCAGCCGTTAGGTACCGGGGGTGCTTTAGGGTTGCTGCCGGCAGATATTAATTCGCTCCCCATCATCGTCATGAATGGCGATGTCTTGACCAAGGTGGATTTTGTTCACTTACTCAAGTACCACAATGAGCACGAATCAATAGCAACCATGTGTGTCAAAGAATATGAATATCAAGTGCCCTACGGTGTAATCACGACAGAGAACCACAAAATACTCTCAATGGTGGAAAAGCCGATCCAAAAGTTTTTTGTCAATGCCGGCATCTATGTAATCAACAGTGAAGTGGCAACCGGAGTCGAACCGAACCAGAACATTGATATGCCGACCTTACTGGATAACTACATAAAAAATGATCATACCGTCTCAGTATTTCCCGTCCATGAGTATTGGCTTGATATCGGAAAAATGAATGATTTCAAGCTGGCTCAACAGAACTATAAATAA